The nucleotide window ACAGCGGAAGTAAACTAGACAAATTATAGATAACATTCGTTGAAGAAGTGAAATCAATTTCAATATTCATTTTTTTAATCTCAGGATGTTCAGAAATTTCTTTCAGCACTTTCCAGATATTATTAAAATATTTCTTTAATTCTGAAGAATTTTCTTCTTCAAGTTGTTCAACTTGAGCTATGTTCAAGCCATCTTCTTGAGTATAAAAGTTTAAGACTTTCACTCTAAATTTACCCTTTGCTGTTATGCCTAATAACCCATTATCTAATTTATCAAAATCAACAATCTCTACATACGTTCCTATGCTATGAAAGCTTAAGTCTTTATTTCGTTCTCCAACTTCATATTTATCTAAAACTACTACAAAACCAAAGTTATCACTCATACATAGTTTAACCATATCAATATATCGAGGCTCAAAAATTTGAAGGGGGATAAATCCTTCTGGCAAGAGATTCACATTTAGAGGAAAAAGAGGTATCTCTTTTAATTTATTTGAATTTATTGGCATACTGTTCCGTTACTGACCAGACTCGTCTAAGATTTCCTCCTAATACTTTCTTTATATCTGCTTCCGAGTAACCTCTTTCTAACATTCTTCTTATTAAATTGGGGTACATCGAAACATCCTTCAAATTTGTAGGCAAAGAGTCTCCTACTCCATCAAAATCTGACCCTAATCCCACATGATCTATACCAACCAGATTTACAACTCTATCAATATGATCTACTACATCATCTATAGAAGCAAAAGGAAGTAAACCATTTGTCATCTGAAATTTATCTTTAGCTTTAATCAATTCTTGAGGCTCTACTATAGATATATCATCTCCAAAGAGATTTTTCATATAATTCTGCGAAGCATCAGAATATGCGCGCGCCTGTTTTGTTAAAAAAGTACTTCCAAAATTTATCTGAATAACTCCACCTTTTTCTGCTAACTTTATTAACATATCATCACTTACATTTCTTTCAAACCCAGGAGTAAAGTGACGCAAAGAAGAGTGACTAGCTATTAATGGCACATTACTTAGTTCTATAGATTGATAGAATGCTTCATCGCTTACATGAGAAATATCTATCATGATTCCAACTCTATTCATTTCTGGAATCAATTGTTTTCCAAAGTCGCTCAACCCACCCCAAACACGTTCAGAGTCATAAGAGGAATCACTGATATGATTTACTCTAGAGTGTGTAAGGGTTATATAGCGAATACCTCTTTCATAAAAAAATTTAACTCTTTCTAGTTTGCCTTCTAAGGGAGCTCCATTTTCCATGCCTAAAGCTAACCCTACTTTTTGCTTCTTTATTAAACCATCTAAAGATTTAGTATCTTTTATAAATAAAAACTTACTCGGATTTAGGGTAATAATATCTTCAATTACATCTATCAATTTATTAGCCTCTTCAAAAGATGTCCTCGTGATTTGGGTCTTAGCTGGAAGGTAAATAGACATAAAAGCGACATTCAAACCACCCTTTTTAGCTTTTGGATAATCAAACTCTGTATTGGTTGTATCGGCAAGATCATGGATTTGTAAACCTTCTTGAATTAACAAGTTTAATTTATGAGGTGCATCTATATGAGTATCAATAATCAAGCTATTTGCAGCTATCTTGTTAAAACTATCTACCTGTTTTTCTTGGGAGCAAGAGCTTAAAAAAAGAATTAATATTATAGATGAAATTTTTTTCATTTAATTTTCAGATATCCTGGAAAATTCTTCGAACTCATGGTCTATAGAAAGTGATATTAATTTTCTCCAAAGAGGTTCTGAAATATCTAAAGAGAGACCACAATTCTTAGAAAATTTCTTTACTTTACTTATAACATCTTCAATTCTTTCTTCATCAATAATTTTGTTTTTATCATTTTTGATCAAGGCAGCTAACTCTATACATTTCTGCCTCCTAGCTAAGATTAAAACTAACTCTTTATCGATTAGATCTATTTCTTCTCTAACTTCTTTCATTGTTGAATACATAATTTTTAAACCTTAATCTAATTTTTTTAAACATGTTTCATCATCAAACTGAGGGTTATTTACATGATTCGAAACAGGATAGTATTGTACCCTCTCAGTCATGTTAGAAGTATATATATCCTTAAGATTTCCCTCTAACCAGTCTTTATGGCGAGCTTTTTCAATTATGACAGGAGCTCTTTCATGAATATGACTTATTTCGTTAGGAGCTAGCATAGTAAGAATTGCGCAGCCAACTTCCCCCCTAAACCCTCCAAATACTCCTGCAAAGCAAAAAATCTCATCGTCAAAATGATGAAAATATGGCACTTTCTTATCTGACTCTT belongs to SAR86 cluster bacterium and includes:
- a CDS encoding LON peptidase substrate-binding domain-containing protein yields the protein MPINSNKLKEIPLFPLNVNLLPEGFIPLQIFEPRYIDMVKLCMSDNFGFVVVLDKYEVGERNKDLSFHSIGTYVEIVDFDKLDNGLLGITAKGKFRVKVLNFYTQEDGLNIAQVEQLEEENSSELKKYFNNIWKVLKEISEHPEIKKMNIEIDFTSSTNVIYNLSSLLPLSPLEKQEILEASSDKKRLEFLDHLIVKFGGGSGPTQDLQA
- a CDS encoding dipeptidase, which codes for MKKISSIILILFLSSCSQEKQVDSFNKIAANSLIIDTHIDAPHKLNLLIQEGLQIHDLADTTNTEFDYPKAKKGGLNVAFMSIYLPAKTQITRTSFEEANKLIDVIEDIITLNPSKFLFIKDTKSLDGLIKKQKVGLALGMENGAPLEGKLERVKFFYERGIRYITLTHSRVNHISDSSYDSERVWGGLSDFGKQLIPEMNRVGIMIDISHVSDEAFYQSIELSNVPLIASHSSLRHFTPGFERNVSDDMLIKLAEKGGVIQINFGSTFLTKQARAYSDASQNYMKNLFGDDISIVEPQELIKAKDKFQMTNGLLPFASIDDVVDHIDRVVNLVGIDHVGLGSDFDGVGDSLPTNLKDVSMYPNLIRRMLERGYSEADIKKVLGGNLRRVWSVTEQYANKFK
- a CDS encoding chorismate mutase; this encodes MKEVREEIDLIDKELVLILARRQKCIELAALIKNDKNKIIDEERIEDVISKVKKFSKNCGLSLDISEPLWRKLISLSIDHEFEEFSRISEN
- a CDS encoding SOS response-associated peptidase translates to MCGRYTLRNHIKAQEQFKCEIRSSRFNISPGQDILTITDIPRFIKWGFTPYWADKPFNLINARSETVYEKPSFKNAGRCLIPSDGWYEWKKESDKKVPYFHHFDDEIFCFAGVFGGFRGEVGCAILTMLAPNEISHIHERAPVIIEKARHKDWLEGNLKDIYTSNMTERVQYYPVSNHVNNPQFDDETCLKKLD